GCAACGCAGATTCTCTTTCAAGACCTCCAACCCAAAGAGGGTCAGGTAAAAAATAGTAAACGAGAAAAGCCGGTGTAAACATGTGAACTACTCGCCTCAACACGCTTCCTCGATCCATTTTTCAAAACCTCCGACTTAACGAGATCAACAGTTCCCAGTTTTTATTAAGGTAGTCGTTCAATGGTTTGGTAACGTACATGTTACGGCCGTATGATTTTATTCATTAGCAAACGAAAATTGAAGAGACAACTAAAATCCACAAATGATGAATATGGTGATAGAAAGATCTACAAAAGTCATCGATGATCATTGATGACTTGCCTACTGCTCGAAACTATGTAAGGAAAAACTCGTTTGGTTCAACTGTTCCCTCTTGAAATCGTGAGGTTTGGTAGTAAACATATGACGTATGATAATTACCACACAATATTTATATACAATCAATCTATAAAATATATGAGAGTTGTGTCATCAGGTATCAAGAGAGAACCTTTTTATTAATCAAAAGGTTGGTATAGTATCATGATGAGTAAGCGCATTTCAAGAATTCGGGAGCGGAGTGGGGTTTCCGAGATCGTTGGCAACATTATGATACTTGCTATAACGGTGACTTTGTTTTCTGGGGTATTTTGGTATGTTGGCACGATGCCGCCACCTGCAAAAGAGGTTAATGCCGATTTTTTGACAGAAACTCGGATCTCATCAGACGGCACGTGCTGGATCAATATAACTCATCGCGGGGGACAACCTCTCGCGGAGTTTAAAACAAAGATCTACTTATCTGTGAACGATGACATTAAAACTCTTAATATATCCGATAGCCTGAACAACATTGGAACATACTGGGAGACAGGTGAGACATGGTCGTATAAATTAACAGGTATCACTTCGTCAACACGACTTAGTATTATGATAATTGACTATGTCGAAAACTCAGTCGTATGGAGTTCAGTTCTCGCAGGCGAAACCGAGAAATTCCCACCGATTATCGGTGAGAGAGGTACGACTCCGAGTCCATCATATCACACTGACCCTATCAGATTTTACGCTTTTGTTACCGACCCTGATGGTGACCTCGATAGAAGTGGTGTCATTTTGAATGCGACTTCGATTGGTCTGCCGGCATCCATTCCCCTTGAAGATTCTGATAACGATGGAATTTTCCTTTCCCAAGAGTTCACTGCAGATATCAGTTGGAACGGGAAGATTGTCTTTGTTAGCGCATCCGACCTCTCTGGACATTCCGCAATTGCCAGGATTACATTGAATGTCCAACTTAAGCCGTCTGGGGGAACGACGACTTATGGCCCATATTATAATTACAGTCATTATTTCGTAAATGGGACGTATCCGCCTGATGCGAGTGGTGGTGAAAGCGGTTCAGAAACGGGTCGAGTTGGAACCACTTTTTACTATATAAGAAGGGCATCAGACTATTCAATCACTCGGAACTTCAATCCAAACGAGAGAGTCCTGGTTGAATTGTATAGCGATGCGCTGGCAAATCTAGCATTGCAGAACAGCTTCTTCCTGTATCACCCGATCACGGGCGAGCCGATGACTCCTCAATCTTCTTTGGAGGCATTTGAATACGGAGGGATCTATGGTACATTCCATCGATATGTGTATTATTTCGATGCACCGTCATCTGCCTATATTTATCCAATTCAGTTTATATTAAAAGACAATCGAGGAACGGTTATTAACATCGCGGATTCAATTCAGGTCTCGTCAGTAAATTATCCGAAAATATTGACTTACAAACTGGTTGGCAACTCTTTGATTCAAACATCAGACTTCAATCACACTGATACCATGTATGTGAGAGTTGTAACAAAGGACGTCGATCTCCTATCTAGTACTGTTTACATGAGCGATATTGAGATCAGCGATTACTCTGGCAGATATATCATTAAGAAAATACCGCCCTCTTATACATCGCCACCTACTTATTCTGCTCCTCTGAGCAGCATATTCAAAACAGCCGGCACAAACCCGACACCATCGTATGAGGGGTCAAATAACGGAATTTACACTTTCTATGTCGGGCTAAAAGACGCTTATCAGGGTTGGTGGTTACCTAAGAAAAATGCATATAATCTTAAGATCCTGCAATTTTCAGATACTGGTAGCGGCTCCACAACCGGTGAGGTTTATTACAGTCTGTGCATCCAGATAAACGTCACAGCTCCGTTAACAACGATGGATATTCTCGCCAGCGTGGGTTCTGGTTCATTTACATGGAGCGATTCTGGGGCTTACTGGGAAGATAACAAGATTGCCTGGTATAAAGGTGGAGAACAATGGGATGAAACAATAATAGACAACAGCCCTAACAAGGGACCAATCGGCATGGCGCTAGCAGACATCAATGGGGACGGACGCCTCGATGTTGTTGTTGGGTGTCAGGACCCCGATTATGCCAATATCGTATGGTACGAGAATTTAGATCCAGATGGAAAGAGTTGGTCCTCTGCGAGACCTGTAACGATGCCGTTTGACGCATATTCGGGCACTCAGACCGCCTATAACAACGATCTTGGAAATGCCAACGAAGATGCAACGGTTTGGAGCACAAGACTAGGAAGATTTGCAACTGGTTATTCTTCAATTTACGAATTATGTGGTGCAATTGCAGTGGGCGACTTTGATGGTGATGGTGATGGCGATATTGTTGCTAGCTTCATTCATGTCGTTGTCTATACAACCGCATTAGGATCAAGCGATGCAGATTACACGAATACATGGGGAATGTATTTCAATCGCGGCATCTACGTTTTCTGGAATGACGGTACCTGGAGAAAAACGGCTTTACACAGCACATTGGATTGGATAAGTTCCAATGCTGCTAATAAGAATACAAATCCTGCCGCGATGGACATTGCGACTGGCGATTTCAATAGAGATGGTTACGATGATATTGTCGCAGTATACGAAACCGGCGACACAAAAGTTTGGCTAAATCAATGGGGTAGATCATCGGGTGATGCTCAACAGCGCCAGAATGCCGCGTTCGGTTCTGCTTCATCATTGAGAAGCTTACCTTCAGTAGCTGGGAAGAATCCGTGGGATCACGTACAATATATCCCACGTGTGAGGGTTGCAGATGTGAATTTAGATCAGTATCCAGACATCATCAGAACAAGCACAGCTGATAAAAGTGTAACAATTTTTTACACACAGGCTTCCACATCAGAGATTATTGATCGATATCCT
This DNA window, taken from Methanomassiliicoccales archaeon, encodes the following:
- a CDS encoding FG-GAP-like repeat-containing protein; this encodes MMSKRISRIRERSGVSEIVGNIMILAITVTLFSGVFWYVGTMPPPAKEVNADFLTETRISSDGTCWINITHRGGQPLAEFKTKIYLSVNDDIKTLNISDSLNNIGTYWETGETWSYKLTGITSSTRLSIMIIDYVENSVVWSSVLAGETEKFPPIIGERGTTPSPSYHTDPIRFYAFVTDPDGDLDRSGVILNATSIGLPASIPLEDSDNDGIFLSQEFTADISWNGKIVFVSASDLSGHSAIARITLNVQLKPSGGTTTYGPYYNYSHYFVNGTYPPDASGGESGSETGRVGTTFYYIRRASDYSITRNFNPNERVLVELYSDALANLALQNSFFLYHPITGEPMTPQSSLEAFEYGGIYGTFHRYVYYFDAPSSAYIYPIQFILKDNRGTVINIADSIQVSSVNYPKILTYKLVGNSLIQTSDFNHTDTMYVRVVTKDVDLLSSTVYMSDIEISDYSGRYIIKKIPPSYTSPPTYSAPLSSIFKTAGTNPTPSYEGSNNGIYTFYVGLKDAYQGWWLPKKNAYNLKILQFSDTGSGSTTGEVYYSLCIQINVTAPLTTMDILASVGSGSFTWSDSGAYWEDNKIAWYKGGEQWDETIIDNSPNKGPIGMALADINGDGRLDVVVGCQDPDYANIVWYENLDPDGKSWSSARPVTMPFDAYSGTQTAYNNDLGNANEDATVWSTRLGRFATGYSSIYELCGAIAVGDFDGDGDGDIVASFIHVVVYTTALGSSDADYTNTWGMYFNRGIYVFWNDGTWRKTALHSTLDWISSNAANKNTNPAAMDIATGDFNRDGYDDIVAVYETGDTKVWLNQWGRSSGDAQQRQNAAFGSASSLRSLPSVAGKNPWDHVQYIPRVRVADVNLDQYPDIIRTSTADKSVTIFYTQASTSEIIDRYPVVEYQLDPNGSASRSGSKSDLTASDDIYESLTEVYDNYPPYTSLPTSKGVYDTTHEILQNLTADDGDYYNVDAGEQLFISQFNLDTSYQNCIPSRVVLKVKYSVDTNYNADDYVMWGYAGGQFQNTTIKPMAGQSNTVSEFDLLANGVNTWNKINSLNIRFKNNDTGGNSVRFDYMWIEVTFVKTRWLGWQWEIQNENREYHNLTIEIRKGLESSEEFMLQYSPDNSTFFNLTKITVTADTELNFDLPYTPNAYYYIRIIDMNRLVSDSVNDTIYVDRLLIRHYARAVYWDAQHTYKIPWTAPDYITAIAVGDLGRQLADYEPDGWPDIAVATARVGGGDDRNTLFILTQTTGGSFDPRPVYTTTLAIMCPDNGVYDVKDIELGDTDGDYDLDIVLVVGAAPGRTPGTGPTLWHYENNQLFATVGGAWQYGESYLNVLASKGESAINVEVGNIDLTVLLPFLSIMGVIIAEAFVERFRKSR